The following are from one region of the Coffea eugenioides isolate CCC68of chromosome 2, Ceug_1.0, whole genome shotgun sequence genome:
- the LOC113760982 gene encoding uncharacterized protein LOC113760982 — protein MTRLSSRIRCLCPVVVFSLLGCLITIRLYSITSQPFVPGAKIQMPNTYLSQFGELVDVEELEHPPLSKGQDTQTTSLVDEFLDKGSQIRSFFFPDKRNAIDPGEGSDRNYYYPGRIWLDTDGNPIQAHGGGILYDERSRRYYWYGEYKDGPTYRAPGKGVARVDVIGVGCYSSKDLWTWKNEGIVLKAEEKNETHDLHKSKVLERPKVIYNEKTGKYVMWMHIDDANYTKASVGIAISSSPTGPFVYLYSKSPHGFDSRDMTIFKDGDGIAYLFYSSLHNRQTHIGPLSKDYLDVTNSMTKVLVGQHREAHAVFKHQSNYYMITSGCSGWAPNEALVHVAESIMGPWEAIGNPCFGANKVFRVNTFFAQSTFVLPMPGGPPGSFVFMADRWKPDDLRDSRYLWLPLIVEEEAYQQLPLVSPIRPKVSIFWHAKWMIPYRGIRENSR, from the coding sequence TATACTCCATAACGAGCCAACCCTTTGTGCCTGGTGCAAAAATTCAAATGCCTAACACCTATCTTTCCCAATTTGGTGAGCTCGTAGATGTGGAGGAACTGGAACACCCACCCTTATCGAAAGGGCAAGACACGCAAACTACAAGCCTGGTTGATGAGTTTCTTGACAAGGGCTCCCAGATCAGGAGTTTTTTCTTTCCTGATAAGAGAAACGCTATCGATCCGGGGGAAGGGAGTGATAGGAATTACTATTATCCAGGAAGAATTTGGCTAGACACGGATGGGAATCCAATCCAAGCTCATGGAGGCGGGATTTTGTACGATGAGAGATCAAGGAGGTACTACTGGTATGGTGAGTACAAGGATGGTCCAACCTACCGTGCTCCTGGGAAGGGCGTGGCCAGGGTGGATGTCATTGGAGTTGGATGCTATTCTTCCAAGGATTTGTGGACTTGGAAGAATGAGGGCATTGTGCTGAAAGCAGAAGAAAAGAACGAGACTCATgatctacacaagtccaaagtTCTAGAGAGGCCTAAAGTGATTTACAATGAGAAGACAGGTAAATATGTAATGTGGATGCACATTGATGATGCTAACTACACTAAAGCCTCAGTTGGAATTGCTATCAGCAGTTCTCCAACTGGTCCATTTGTTTATCTTTATAGCAAGAGTCCTCACGGATTCGATAGCAGGGACATGACAATTTTCAAAGATGGAGATGGTATAGCATACCTGTTTTACTCTTCTCTGCACAATAGACAAACTCATATTGGTCCCCTCAGTAAAGATTATCTTGATGTTACAAATTCTATGACCAAGGTTTTAGTCGGACAGCACAGAGAAGCGCATGCTGTGTTTAAACACCAAAGCAACTACTACATGATCACATCAGGCTGTAGTGGCTGGGCACCCAATGAGGCACTGGTTCATGTGGCTGAATCAATTATGGGGCCATGGGAGGCCATTGGAAACCCTTGCTTTGGAGCAAACAAAGTTTTTCGGGTCAACACATTCTTTGCTCAGAGTACATTTGTACTTCCCATGCCAGGGGGACCTCCGGGGTCATTTGTTTTTATGGCTGATCGTTGGAAGCCAGATGACTTGCGCGATTCAAGATATTTATGGCTGCCTCTAATTGTGGAGGAAGAAGCATACCAACAGCTGCCTCTTGTTAGTCCTATAAGGCCCAAAGTATCAATCTTTTGGCATGCAAAATGGATGATACCTTACAGAGGAATTCGTGAGAACTCACGATGA
- the LOC113760983 gene encoding uncharacterized protein LOC113760983 has translation MAIATATLSPATIKAAAIPGSGRTSLRRTKVTYISGLNSFGGLKAHNNVVSLGLPVSTEQSFAKIVGSLSCPSQSKGRGGGALSSTCNAADEIFRIAAIIQVLVLIGVAVGFVLLRIETSVEESE, from the coding sequence ATGGCGATAGCCACAGCTACACTATCTCCGGCCACGATTAAGGCTGCAGCTATTCCTGGCTCAGGAAGAACCTCCCTAAGGAGGACCAAAGTCACCTATATTAGTGGGTTGAACTCATTTGGTGGCCTTAAGGCTCACAACAATGTTGTCTCATTAGGCCTTCCTGTTAGCACTGAACAATCCTTTGCCAAGATTGTTGGCTCATTGAGTTGTCCTTCACAGAGCAAAGGCAGAGGTGGCGGAGCTCTCTCTTCAACCTGCAATGCTGCTGATGAGATATTTAGGATTGCTGCTATCATTCAAGTCCTAGTTCTTATTGGAGTAGCTGTGGGATTTGTTCTTCTTCGAATCGAAACCTCCGTTGAAGAGTCCGAATAA
- the LOC113763805 gene encoding diphthamide biosynthesis protein 3-like isoform X1: MQGNYLASKNLKSARDQMSYDDVEIEDMEWNEKLQAFTYPCPCGDLFQITKEELRLGEEIARCPSCSLYITVIYNTEDFADSNRKNKNIEPPKRQPVAVT; the protein is encoded by the exons ATGCAAGGAAATTATCTGGCCTCTAAG AACTTGAAATCAGCGAGAGATCAGATGTCGTACGACGACGTAGAGATTGAGGACATGGAATGGAACGAGAAGCTCCAGGCCTTCACGTATCCCTGCCCCTGCGGAGACCTCTTCCAGATCACCAAGGAAGAACTCCGTTTGGGCGAAGAAATCGCTCGGTGCCCTAGCTGTTCTCTTTACATCACCGTCATCTATAATACGGAAGATTTCGCCGATTCCAATCGCAAGAATAAGAATATCGAACCTCCCAAGCGACAGCCGGTTGCCGTCACTTGA
- the LOC113763805 gene encoding diphthamide biosynthesis protein 3-like isoform X2 produces MSYDDVEIEDMEWNEKLQAFTYPCPCGDLFQITKEELRLGEEIARCPSCSLYITVIYNTEDFADSNRKNKNIEPPKRQPVAVT; encoded by the coding sequence ATGTCGTACGACGACGTAGAGATTGAGGACATGGAATGGAACGAGAAGCTCCAGGCCTTCACGTATCCCTGCCCCTGCGGAGACCTCTTCCAGATCACCAAGGAAGAACTCCGTTTGGGCGAAGAAATCGCTCGGTGCCCTAGCTGTTCTCTTTACATCACCGTCATCTATAATACGGAAGATTTCGCCGATTCCAATCGCAAGAATAAGAATATCGAACCTCCCAAGCGACAGCCGGTTGCCGTCACTTGA
- the LOC113763806 gene encoding diphthamide biosynthesis protein 3-like: MSYDDVEIEDMEWNKELQAFTYPCPCGDLFQITREELRLGEEIARCPSCSLYITVIYNTEDFADSNRKNKNIEPPKRQPVAVA, encoded by the coding sequence ATGTCGTACGACGACGTAGAGATTGAGGACATGGAATGGAATAAGGAGCTCCAGGCCTTCACGTATCCCTGCCCCTGCGGAGACCTCTTCCAGATCACCAGGGAAGAACTCCGTCTGGGCGAAGAGATCGCTCGGTGCCCTAGCTGTTCTCTTTACATCACCGTCATCTATAATACGGAAGATTTCGCTGATTCCAATCGCAAGAATAAGAATATCGAACCTCCCAAGCGACAGCCGGTTGCCGTCGCTTGA
- the LOC113763068 gene encoding pentatricopeptide repeat-containing protein At3g12770-like: MVSSRKQCLQKLPTFSFKITQQIGLNSIPLSHASILKELKESKPLQQVHAHIITSGLSSNIFLCNRLMNSYASCGLIDCAQDIFSGTKNRNLVSWTILISGFTRNDLLIDAIKAFHEMILNYVKPNATTISSILPAFAKLGLTRMGKSVHGYWIRQSYGRNVFVETALVDMYMKIRCMNFARHIFDNMPERNLVSWNSVILGYSDNGSGEEAFNLFNCMRRKGYSIDVFTIMSLISASLGVGDLSLARAVHALTIRIGYVSDRLVMSAFMDLYIKTDGVDDAYCIFNEISKKDIVVWTVMLSGFLRKGKWNRSIEHFNEMIAAEKSALDAVSLVSILAGCSSSGALQQGRRIHAMVIKIGYQSDIFVGSAVINMYANCAEIGDAEWYFGSMKEKDAACWNALISGYSMNGYGNDAIDLFLKMKGSGINPDEWTLLSVLCACSHAGMVDQGLHIFHHMAEFWNIVPNSKHYACVIDLLGRAGLLDDAYRMICNMHLPPTVDVYGAMLSACRVHRNMDMGVEIAQKLSALKPSDVGHHILLSNMYVLAGNLEAVKLTRTSLRLTRLKKYPGFSSIEIDGQIYTFMASQKDHPQYQHISGFLKGIILKIKSEGYVPDKECVLQEVSDDMREDILYHHSEKLAIALGLLKTKQGTVIRITKNLRTCNDCHSASKIISKVFGRALIIKDANRFHVFEEGICACKDYW; this comes from the coding sequence ATGGTCAGTAGCCGAAAACAATGCCTACAGAAACTGCCGACTTTTAGTTTTAAAATCACCCAGCAAATTGGCCTCAACTCCATCCCACTTTCACATGCTTCAATTCTCAAAGAACTCAAAGAATCAAAGCCCCTCCAACAAGTCCATGCCCACATAATTACCTCTGGCCTTTCTAGCAACATTTTTCTTTGCAACAGATTAATGAACTCGTATGCTTCTTGCGGACTTATAGATTGTGCACAGGACATATTTTCTGGAACTAAAAATAGGAATTTGGTTTCTTGGACAATTTTAATATCTGGGTTCACAAGAAATGATCTTCTCATTGACGCAATTAAGGCCTTccatgagatgattttgaattATGTGAAGCCTAATGCAACTACAATTTCGAGTATTTTGCCCGCATTTGCAAAACTGGGGCTGACACGGATGGGCAAATCAGTCCATGGTTATTGGATTCGGCAGAGCTATGGAAGGAATGTGTTTGTCGAAACAGCTTTGGTTGATATGTATATGAAAATCCGGTGCATGAATTTTGCTAGACATATATTTGACAATATGCCTGAGAGAAATCTTGTTTCATGGAATTCTGTGATTTTGGGTTACTCCGATAATGGGTCTGGTGAAGAGGCATTTAACCTTTTTAACTGTATGAGAAGGAAAGGATATTCCATTGATGTGTTTACCATAATGAGCTTGATTTCAGCTTCTTTAGGTGTAGGGGATTTGAGTTTAGCAAGGGCGGTCCATGCCTTGACAATTAGAATCGGGTATGTCAGTGATCGACTTGTCATGAGTGCCTTCATGGATTTATATATAAAGACTGATGGTGTTGATGATGCTTATTGTATTTTTAATGAGATTTCAAAGAAGGATATAGTTGTTTGGACTGTAATGTTATCAGGGTTTTTgaggaaaggaaaatggaacAGGAGTATAGAACATTTCAACGAGATGATCGCAGCAGAAAAATCAGCTTTAGATGCTGTTTCTTTGGTAAGCATCTTAGCAGGCTGCAGCAGTTCTGGAGCTCTTCAACAGGGTAGGCGGATACATGCAATGGTGATAAAAATTGGTTATCAAAGCGATATCTTTGTCGGATCAGCTGTCATAAACATGTATGCTAATTGTGCAGAAATTGGTGATGCAGAATGGTACTTTGGTTCTATGAAAGAGAAGGATGCGGCATGCTGGAATGCACTAATTTCTGGTTATAGCATGAATGGGTACGGTAATGATGCTATTGATCTCTTTTTGAAGATGAAGGGTTCTGGCATAAACCCTGATGAGTGGACGTTATTATCAGTCTTGTGTGCATGCAGTCACGCAGGGATGGTTGATCAAGGACTCCATATTTTTCACCATATGGCCGAGTTTTGGAACATAGTTCCCAATTCAAAGCACTATGCTTGTGTTATTGATCTTCTTGGCCGTGCGGGACTGTTAGATGATGCTTACCGAATGATTTGCAACATGCATCTGCCCCCGACTGTTGATGTTTATGGTGCCATGCTTAGTGCTTGTAGAGTTCATAGAAACATGGATATGGGAGTTGAGATAGCGCAGAAGCTCTCTGCGCTGAAGCCTAGTGATGTGGGGCACCATATATTGCTCTCCAACATGTACGTGTTGGCTGGAAATTTGGAGGCTGTAAAGCTGACAAGGACATCATTACGATTGACAAGACTAAAGAAGTATCCAGGTTTTAGTTCAATTGAGATCGATGGACAAATATACACATTTATGGCAAGTCAGAAAGATCATCCTCAATACCAGCATATCAGTGGGTTCCTGAAGGGCATAATCTTGAAAATTAAATCAGAAGGTTATGTTCCAGACAAAGAATGTGTACTTCAGGAGGTTTCGGATGATATGAGGGAGGATATTCTGTATCACCACAGTGAGAAGTTGGCCATTGCTCTTGGACTGTTGAAAACCAAACAAGGAACGGTCATACGGATAACCAAAAATCTTCGCACTTGCAATGATTGTCACTCCGCAAGCAAGATTATCTCtaaagtttttggaagagctctAATCATAAAAGATGCCAATCGGTTCCATGTTTTTGAAGAAGGAATCTGTGCATGCAAAGACTATTGGTGA
- the LOC113762256 gene encoding B3 domain-containing protein Os01g0723500-like — MVNKSLGKDKDEIILDQRPAFFKIFNQLVENRLKIPPQFVRDVLIGIPKRIILETSYGNCWSVKVVKTDDGDVFLGDDWQKFVEDNLLQEHDFLLFHYEHGDRCFTVQIFDKSGVERTNQEVANSGTKNLDQHTTHVQPREKSQSREEGATLQEFCSQHPFFETNIKRYNVNPPFLMIIPKSFAEKHFQKAKTKIRLKNIEGKEWEVNYTINGGNFVFVGGWTRFVRDNKLKIGNVCIFELIGEKVLQVHISDD; from the exons ATGGTGAACAAGAGCCTGGGGAAAGATAAGGATGAGATCATATTGGACCAGAGGCCTGCCTTCTTCAAGATTTTTAATCAACTTGTAGAGAATAGACTG AAAATTCCTCCGCAATTTGTAAGGGATGTTCTAATAGGGATACCTAAAAGAATAATCCTCGAGACTTCATATGGAAACTGTTGGTCTGTTAAAGTAGTCAAGACTGACGATGGTGATGTCTTTCTGGGAGATGATTGGCAGAAATTTGTGGAAGATAACTTGCTGCAGGAACATGATTTTCTCCTCTTCCATTATGAGCATGGAGATAGGTGCTTCACTGttcaaatttttgataaaaGTGGAGTGGAGAGAACAAATCAAGAAGTTGCAAACTCAGGTACCAAAAACTTGGATCAGCACACTACCCATGTTCAACCAAGAGAGAAGAGTCAGAGTAGAGAAGAAGGTGCTACATTGCAGGAATTCTGCTCTCAGCATCCTTTTTTTGAGACAAACATCAAACGTTACAACGTTAATCCTCCTTTTTTAATG ATCATACCCAAGTCATTTGCAGAGAAACACTTCCAAAAGGCCAAGACAAAAATCAGGCTGAAAAATATAGAAGGTAAAGAATGGGAAGTGAATTACACAATTAACGGGGGAAACTTTGTTTTTGTGGGAGGATGGACcagatttgtgcgcgataataAGCTGAAGATTGGCAATGTCTGCATATTTGAACTTATTGGTGAAAAGGTGCTCCAGGTCCATATTTCTGATGATTAG
- the LOC113763077 gene encoding uncharacterized protein LOC113763077: MATMHSTIVFIMVEMLVMMLAVHAGDTNPEFDPCSDAKVQRSDGFSFGLAFSSKDSFFFNQTQLSPCDQRLSLSAKSAQLAIFRPKVDEMSLLTINSSTFDPRNSGGYMVAFAGRRYAARSIPVFVADSAQTVTSFTLVLEFQKGTLQNLFWKKYGCDACSGDSFVCMNNTDCAIRNSKCKGNGGSLDCNIGIQLAFSGTDKNDDVLNSWYEVSNLRQYSLYALYSDLRDSLTSPFKNLF; encoded by the exons ATGGCGACCATGCACTCAACTATAGTGTTTATTATGGTGGAGATGTTGGTGATGATGCTCGCGGTTCATGCAGGGGATACAAATCCTGAATTTGATCCCTGCTCAGATGCAAAAGTTCAAAGATCGGACGGTTTTTCATTTGGTCTTGCATTTTCCTCAaaagattctttctttttcaatcaAACACAGCTTTCACCCTGTGATCAGCGTTTGTCACTTTCAGCTAAGAGTGCTCAGTTAGCCATTTTTAGGCCTAAGGTTGATGAGATGTCTCTGCTCACCATCAATAGCAGCACTTTCGATCCA AGAAATTCCGGTGGTTATATGGTTGCATTTGCCGGAAGACGCTATGCAGCCCGTTCCATCCCTGTTTTTGTTGCAGATAGTGCTCAGACCGTCACCAGTTTTACCCTG GTTCTTGAATTCCAGAAGGGCACTCTGCAAAATCTATTTTGGAAGAAGTACGGATGCGACGCCTGCTCTGGGGATTCTTTTGTTTGCATGAACAATACGGATTGTGCAATCCGGAATTCCAAGTGCAAGGGCAACGGCGGATCTCTTGACTGCAACATAGGCATCCAGTTGGCCTTTTCGGGCACAGACAAGAATGACGATGTTCTCAATTCTTGGTACGAGGTGTCCAACCTTCGACAATACTCTCTGTATGCCCTCTACTCGGATCTTCGCGATTCTCTCACCAGCCCTTTTAAAAACCTTTTCTGA